The Streptomyces sp. NBC_00286 nucleotide sequence CGCCATTGGTTCCCGTTCGACTTCACCGTCCACGTACGCCTCTCTCCGGGCGCCCTGCGCCGACGCACCCCCGAGAGCGAGCACTGGATGCTTCCCGCCTTCGAGCGCTACGAGAACGAGGTCACCCCGGGCGACACCACCGACGTCCTGGTACGCGCGGACGACCCACGGCACCCGGCATGGAACGGTTGACCGCGACGGCGCGTGACTCTGGACCACTTCACCGGCTCTCTCCCGGCAGGGCCGCCGAAATCCGGGCACCCTGCGGGTGCGTATCGCTTCCCGCCCGGCGAGAATGTAGGGCGCCGGGACTAGCGGTGCGTCCCCGCGCCGCGCCGGCCCGCCGGCATCGGGAGGTACTTCATGACCACCGCCGGAGACATCATGCACCGTGGTGCCCAGTGGATCCCCGCCCACGAGACCCTGGACCGCGCCGCCCAGCTGATGCGCGAGCTCAACGTGGGCGCGCTGCCCATCAGTGACGAGAACGAACGGCTCTGCGGCATCCTCACGGACCGTGACATCGTGGTCGGCTGCGTGGCCATGGGCCACGACCCGGCACGCGTCACCGCGGGCGAGATGGCCCAGGGCACACCGCGCTGGATCGACGCGAACGCCGATGTCAGCGAAGTGCTCGGCGAAATGCAGGGGCACCAGATCCGCCGCCTTCCTGTGATCGAGAACAAGCGTCTGGTCGGAATGATCAGCGAGGCCGATCTGGCCGCGCATCTGACGGACGAACAGCTCGCGCACTGGGCCGAGAGCGTCTACGCGAGGACCGCCACCGGCTGACGCCGGGATCCCGCCGCCACTGGGAAGCCGCCCTCGTCCGGCCGGCCGTGCCGGACGAGGAGCGTCACGGCCGGTGTCACAGCCAGCCGTTGCGCTTGAAGCCTCGGTACAGGACGAAACAGGCGGTGGCGATCACACCGAGCGTCAAGGGATAGCCCAACTTCCAGTGCAGCTCCGGCATGTGCTCGAAGTTCATGCCGTACACACCGCAGACCATCGTCGGCACGGCGATCAGCGCCGCCCATGCCGTGATCTTCCGCATGTCCTCGTTCTGCGCGACGCTGACCTGCGCGAGGTGCGCCTGCAGAATCGAGTTGAGCAGTTCGTCGAACGCGGCTATCTGCTCGGTCGCCCGCAGCAGATGGTCGGAGACGTCCCGGAAGTACGCCTGTATCTCCGGATCGACCACCCGTATCGGCCGGGTGGCGAGGTCCAGGAGCGGGCGGCTCAGGGGCGCCACCGCCCGCTTCAGTTCAAGGAGTTCACGCTTGAGCTGGTAGATACGCCCGGGGTCGGCCCGCGCGCCGCTCTCCTGGAACACATCCGTCTCGACCTGGTCGATGTCCGCCTGTACCGAGTCGGTGACGTTCAGATAGTCGTCGACCACATGATCCGCGATCGCGTGCAGAACCGCGGCCGGTCCCTTGGCGAGCTGCTGGGGATCGGCCTCCAGCTCCTCGCGCAGCGGGCCCAGCGAACCGTGTCGGCCATGCCGCACCGTGATCACGAAGTGGTGGCCGACGAACACCATGATCTCGCCGGTGTTCACCACCTCGCTGGTCGCGGTGAGTTCGGTGTGATCGACGTAGCAGACCGTCTTGAACACCGCGAACAGCGTCTCGCCGTACCGCTCCAGCTTCGGGCGCTGATGGGCGTCCACCGCGTCCTCGACCGCCAGCGGGTGCAGGTCGAAGAGCTCGGCGATGCCCGCGAATTCCAGCTCCGTCGGCTCGTGCAGCCCGAGCCAGACGAAACCGTCGCCGGCCTTGCTGACCTGCTCGACCGTCTCTACGAGATCGCGGCCGCCGGGCACTCTCGTCCCGTGCTCGTACGCCACGCAGTTCACCACCGCGGAGCCCAGCGGGGACCGGGCCGGATGACTCAGGTCCACACGGGGGCGCCGCCGTGTCAGCCGCGCCACCTTGCGAAGGCCGCTGACCCTGCCCAGGCCCGTGACCTTCCGCAGATTCCCTGCCATCGACATCTGGAATCTCCTCGTGGATCTCCTCGCGCCGCACTCTGCGCCCGCCGCGGCCAGTCTGCCAGGCTGCTTCGACGGCGGAGAAAGCCTGTGGGAACGGAACATTCCGCTCCGATAGTCCTGACGTGCGTCACCGGGAGCGTCACCCATCACGGATAAGCGGGACAACTGGGATGATTCCCGCATGACGCGAACCGACGGGTATCTCCTCGACAACCGGCAGACCGAGGCGGGGCAGCGCTTCGAGGCCCTCGCCACCCTCTTCGACCCCACGACGTTCCGCCACATCGAGCAGCTCGGCATCGGATCCGGCTGGCGCTGCTGGGAGGTCGGCGCGGGCGGCACATCCGTGGTGTCCTGGCTGGCCAAGAAGGTCGGCCCCACCGGACGGGTCGTCGCGACCGACATCGACACCTCGTGGGCGGCCTCGGCCACCCGGGCACCGGTCGAGGTGCGTGTGCACGACGTGGGCGTGGATGAGCCGCCGGGCGACGGCTTCGACCTCGTGCACGCCCGGCTCGTACTGTCCCATGTGCCGCACAGGGAAAGGGCGTTGCGGTCGATGCTCCGAGCCCTGCGGTCCGGCGGACGGCTCCTGGTGGAGGACGCCGACCCATCCCTGCAACCGCTGCTCTGGCCCGACGAGCGCGGCACCGAGCAGCAACTGGCCAACCGGCTGCGCCACGCCTTCCGCCAACTGCTCGCCGAACGCGGCGCCGATCTCGCGTACGGCCGTCGGCTACCGCGGCTGCTCCGCGAAGCCGGACTACGACACGTGGAGGCCGACGCGTACTTCCCGATCACCTCGCCCGCCTGCGCCGCCCTGGAAACCGCGACGGTCCGCCAAGTCCGCGACCAACTCGTCGCGGCGGGCCACGTCACCGCCCAGGACATCGACCGGCACCTGGCCAACGTAGCGGCAGGCGCCATGGATCTGGCCACGGCACCGCTGATCTCGGCGTGGGGGCGCAAGCCGTAACTCCGGAGCGGCGGCTGGAAAGAGCGGCCGTCACGTGTCTGTCCGAGGCCTCCCGCCCACCTGGCGGGCGGCCTGTCCGGCCAAACCCTTGCGGCGGCCGGAAGGGGGCCCCAGCCTGGGAGCATGACGGACAACTCGATACGTCTCGACCACGTCGTCCTCTGGGTGCGCGACCCCGTCGCCTCGGCCGACTTCTACGAGAAGACGCTCGGCATGGAGCCCCTCAGGGTCACCGAATTCGCCGCAGGGTTGGTGTCGTTCCCCTCTGTACGCCTCAATGACGAAACCATCTTCGACCTTGCACCCCTGCCGCTGGCCCCACGCATGGACGCCGTCCCCGGGGCGGCGGAAAGCGCCGGTCACCCGGTCAACCACGTATGCCTGTCCCTCCCCGGTGAGGACTTCGACGCGCTCCGCGCTCGTCTCGAGGAGCGGGCCGTCCCCGTCTCGGACTTCTCGTACGACGCGTTCGGCGCCCGCGGAATGGCCAAGCGCAGCTTCTACTTCCGTGACCCGGACGGAAACATCTTCGAGGCGCGGCACTACGAGTAGTCGGATATCGCCTAGCCGGATATCGCTTCGTCGGATATCGCCGTGCCTGCCTTGCGCTTGCCGCGGGTGAACAGTGCCAGCGCGCCGAGCGGCAGCAGCAGACAGGCGGCGATGAGGTTGAGCCAGCCGTAGCCCGCCTGCGCGACGATGAGGCCCGCCGCCGCGCCGCCGACGCCGGCCGAGGTGTTCATGGTCAGGTCGGACAGCCCCTGTGCGGCGGCGCGCGCTGGCTGGGGCACGGAGTCCGTGAGGAGTGCGGAACCCGAGACGAGTCCGGCCGACCAGCCGAGGCCCAGCAGGAAGAGCCCGGCGGCGCTCTGCCAGTGACTGCCGCCCGCGGTGCCCGCGAGTAGCGCCGCGCAGGCCAGCAGCCCCACGGCGAGGCCTATCACCGAGTAGCGACCGAACCGGTCCGACAACCGCCCCATGATCGGCGAGAACGCGTACATGCCCGCGATATGGACGCTGATGACCAGTCCGATCAGATCGATGCTCGCGCCATGGTGATCCAGGTCGACCGGCGTCATCGACATGACAGACACCATCGCCGTATGCGAAACAGCGACCGTCACCAGGGCGAGACGGGCGCGCGAAGAGGCCCGTACCGCGGCCAGTCCGGCCCGTATGGAGCGCGCCTCGGCGGACTGCTCGGCCACTGGTGCGAGCGCGCGGGCGGTGAGGAGTGGGTCGGGGCGCAGCAGCACGGCGACCACGAGCGCCGAGAGGAGGAAGACTCCGGACGCCCACAGGAAGGGGCCCGCTGTCTCTGGTATGCCGAGCCCGGAGACGCTGCGCCCCGCGGGCGCGGCGATGTTGGGGCCGAGGACCGCACCGATGGTGGTGGCCCATACGACGTTCGAGATGGCCCGGGCCCGTCGCTGGGGCTCGGCCAGATCGGCGGCCGCGAAGCGTGCCTGCAGATTCGCCGACGAGGCCGCGCCGAACGCCGCCATACCGAGCAGCAGCAGCGGGAAGTTGCCGACGGCCGCGGCGATCACGCAGAGGCCCGCGCCCAAGGCACCGATGAGATAGGCCAGTACGAGCCCCGGGCGACGACCGCGCGCGGTCATCAGCGCGGCCAGCGGCATGGAGAGCACCGCCGTCCCCGTGACGGTCGCGGTGGGCGCGAGTCCCGCCAGCGACTCCGTGCCGCTGATGTCCTCGGCCAGTACGACGGCGAGCGCGATGCCGGTGGCGACGCCGAGCCCGCCCAGGATCTGACTGGCGATGAGCACAGCGGACGTACGGCGCTGCAGTGCCGACAGCGCTACCGCGTCGCCAGACACGGTGGTCTGCCGCTCGACGGCGCTCATGGTGAACTCGCCGTGCCGGACGCGTGCGCACGTGTGAAGAATGTGGTCACCGGCGCAGTCTCCCCCCTTTTCCCAACTCGGTCTTCCGAATTCGGGACGCCCTCAGAACAGCGGCTCCGGCAGCACCCCTTCCAGCGCCAGCAGCTTCCTCTTCGTCTCCAGCCCGCCCCCGAAGCCGCCGATGCCGCCGTCGCTCTCGACGACCCGGTGGCACGGCACGACGACCGGCAGCGGATTGGCGCCCATGGCCATCCCCACGGCCTGCGCAGCGCCCGGCTGACCCACACGGTCGGCCAGGTCGCCGTACCCCACGACCTTCCCGTACGGAACGCCGGACGCCAGCTCGTGCAGCACTTGGCGGTTGAACCCGGAGATCAGCGACCAGTCCAGCGGCAGCTCGAAGTCGTGCCGGTCACCCGCGAAGTACGCCTGAAGCTGGCGTATCGCCTCGGCCATCAGCGGGGAGTCGGGCGCCTCGACGGGCTCGGTGCCGAGCCGGGACTGCAGTCGGTCGAGCGCCTTGTCGCGCACCGCGTCCGTGGCGTGGAAGACGACGTTGACCAGGCCCTCGCCGGTCGCGGCCAGCAGCAGCGGACCGATGTCGCTGCTGACGACGGCCCACACCACCCGCTGCTCGTTCTGCCCTTGGCTGTTCATGCGCTCCACCGTACGGCGCACCACTGACAACGCCGGTGGCGCGGACGCGAGCCGCGTCCGCGCCACCGGTGAGCGCTTCGGTCGAGAGCCTCAGAGCTCGTTCAGCGCCGCCCGGACCACGTCCGGCTTGTTCGTGATGATGCCGTCCACACCGAAGTCCGCGACGCGTCGCGCACCGTCCGCGGTGTCGACGGTCCATGTGAAGATCTCGAGCGGCCTGCCGTGCGGTCCCCGGAGCGCGTGGATCGAGGAGACGTAGTCGGCCGAGATGGATGTGTGCGCCGCGTTGATCTGGTCGGCGAACTTCGCGTACGCGGGCAGATCCGCGACCGCCGGCGTGCCCAGGAAGCCCGTCTTGATGTCGGGCCGCAGCTCATGCACGGTCCGTACGGTTTCCGCGCTGAAACTCTGGATGACCAGCTTGCTCCGTACGTGGTGCGGACCCAGCCAGCCCTCGTTGCTGAGGACCTTGAGGGTCTCCTTCTCGATGCCCGGGTAGAGCTCGGGCTTCTTGATCTCCAGCACGAGCTTCTGGTGGTTGCGGGAAACCCGGTTCATGTACTGCTTCAGCGTCGGCACGCGCGCGCCCGCGTACTCAGGGCTGAACCAACTGCCCGCGTCCAGGCGCGCGATCTCCGCCGCGGTGAAGTCCGCGACCTTCCACGGAGCCCTGCCGGGGAAGACCTCCTCGACATTGGTCGTGCGCGCCAGGTTGTCGTCGTGGATCACCACGAGCTCGCCGTCCTTGGTGCGCTGGACGTCGTTCTCGACCCAGCGGAAGCCCAGCTCCGCCGCCTTGTCGACGGCGGCCAGGGTGTTCTCCGGGGCGTAGGCGGAAGCACCGCGGTGGGCGACGACCAGCGGCTGATCGTCGCCCACCGCGGCGTGAGCGGGGGAGAGGGGCAGAACAAGGGCGGCGGCTCCCAGGAGTGCTGTGGTGGTGCCGGCGGCAGCGCGCGCATGCATGCGTACTCCTTGCGTCTGTGGTCACGGACCGCTCCAGCGTGACAGCGGAGTGTCAACAGGAGGGAGGTACAGGATGGCCACAGATTGAACGGAGTTGCCCGACGGCGATCACCGGTGCCGCACAACTGAGGCAAGGCCGTGTTTCTTTGCCGGAAAATCGTTCGAGGGCTCCGGTGGGGGTCATACTCTCTGCGTCAACCCTGGTCGCCATGGCGGTCCTGGGACGGGGGCATTGCACGAAATTCCGGGACGCAACAGGGCGGAAGGGCAGCCGCGCATGCAGGGCACGGTCGACGGATTCAGCTACGGACTCGTCACACCGCTGGTGGCGTACCTCATGGCCTGCCTCGGTGGTGCGCTCGGCCTGCGCTGCACCACCAGATCGATGCTGGTCTCCCACTCCTGGCGGCCCGGCTGGCTCGCGCTGGGCTCCGCGGCGATCGGCTCCGGCATCTGGACCATGCACTTCATAGCGATGATGGGTTTCTCCGTCCAGGAGACCCCCATCCACTACGACAAGCCGATCACGTTCGCGAGCCTCGGCGTCGCCATCCTCATGGTCGGCATCGGGATCTTCATCGTCGGCTACAAGGGGGCTTCCGGAACTGCCCTGTTCACCGGAGGCACCATCACCGGCCTGGGCATCGCCTCGATGCACTA carries:
- a CDS encoding methylated-DNA--[protein]-cysteine S-methyltransferase; translation: MNSQGQNEQRVVWAVVSSDIGPLLLAATGEGLVNVVFHATDAVRDKALDRLQSRLGTEPVEAPDSPLMAEAIRQLQAYFAGDRHDFELPLDWSLISGFNRQVLHELASGVPYGKVVGYGDLADRVGQPGAAQAVGMAMGANPLPVVVPCHRVVESDGGIGGFGGGLETKRKLLALEGVLPEPLF
- a CDS encoding MFS transporter encodes the protein MSAVERQTTVSGDAVALSALQRRTSAVLIASQILGGLGVATGIALAVVLAEDISGTESLAGLAPTATVTGTAVLSMPLAALMTARGRRPGLVLAYLIGALGAGLCVIAAAVGNFPLLLLGMAAFGAASSANLQARFAAADLAEPQRRARAISNVVWATTIGAVLGPNIAAPAGRSVSGLGIPETAGPFLWASGVFLLSALVVAVLLRPDPLLTARALAPVAEQSAEARSIRAGLAAVRASSRARLALVTVAVSHTAMVSVMSMTPVDLDHHGASIDLIGLVISVHIAGMYAFSPIMGRLSDRFGRYSVIGLAVGLLACAALLAGTAGGSHWQSAAGLFLLGLGWSAGLVSGSALLTDSVPQPARAAAQGLSDLTMNTSAGVGGAAAGLIVAQAGYGWLNLIAACLLLPLGALALFTRGKRKAGTAISDEAISG
- a CDS encoding magnesium and cobalt transport protein CorA; its protein translation is MSMAGNLRKVTGLGRVSGLRKVARLTRRRPRVDLSHPARSPLGSAVVNCVAYEHGTRVPGGRDLVETVEQVSKAGDGFVWLGLHEPTELEFAGIAELFDLHPLAVEDAVDAHQRPKLERYGETLFAVFKTVCYVDHTELTATSEVVNTGEIMVFVGHHFVITVRHGRHGSLGPLREELEADPQQLAKGPAAVLHAIADHVVDDYLNVTDSVQADIDQVETDVFQESGARADPGRIYQLKRELLELKRAVAPLSRPLLDLATRPIRVVDPEIQAYFRDVSDHLLRATEQIAAFDELLNSILQAHLAQVSVAQNEDMRKITAWAALIAVPTMVCGVYGMNFEHMPELHWKLGYPLTLGVIATACFVLYRGFKRNGWL
- a CDS encoding glycerophosphodiester phosphodiesterase; its protein translation is MHARAAAGTTTALLGAAALVLPLSPAHAAVGDDQPLVVAHRGASAYAPENTLAAVDKAAELGFRWVENDVQRTKDGELVVIHDDNLARTTNVEEVFPGRAPWKVADFTAAEIARLDAGSWFSPEYAGARVPTLKQYMNRVSRNHQKLVLEIKKPELYPGIEKETLKVLSNEGWLGPHHVRSKLVIQSFSAETVRTVHELRPDIKTGFLGTPAVADLPAYAKFADQINAAHTSISADYVSSIHALRGPHGRPLEIFTWTVDTADGARRVADFGVDGIITNKPDVVRAALNEL
- a CDS encoding CBS domain-containing protein — translated: MTTAGDIMHRGAQWIPAHETLDRAAQLMRELNVGALPISDENERLCGILTDRDIVVGCVAMGHDPARVTAGEMAQGTPRWIDANADVSEVLGEMQGHQIRRLPVIENKRLVGMISEADLAAHLTDEQLAHWAESVYARTATG
- a CDS encoding methyltransferase domain-containing protein — protein: MTRTDGYLLDNRQTEAGQRFEALATLFDPTTFRHIEQLGIGSGWRCWEVGAGGTSVVSWLAKKVGPTGRVVATDIDTSWAASATRAPVEVRVHDVGVDEPPGDGFDLVHARLVLSHVPHRERALRSMLRALRSGGRLLVEDADPSLQPLLWPDERGTEQQLANRLRHAFRQLLAERGADLAYGRRLPRLLREAGLRHVEADAYFPITSPACAALETATVRQVRDQLVAAGHVTAQDIDRHLANVAAGAMDLATAPLISAWGRKP
- a CDS encoding VOC family protein produces the protein MTDNSIRLDHVVLWVRDPVASADFYEKTLGMEPLRVTEFAAGLVSFPSVRLNDETIFDLAPLPLAPRMDAVPGAAESAGHPVNHVCLSLPGEDFDALRARLEERAVPVSDFSYDAFGARGMAKRSFYFRDPDGNIFEARHYE